In Deltaproteobacteria bacterium, the genomic window TGGCCTCGATGGGAACGGTTTGGGGATCCAGCTTGCGCCACTTTGAAACACAAAGGGTGGAGCCCTCTGAGTGCGGGGCCTTGAAGCCTCCCAGATCCTCCGAGGGAACAACGACAAATACTGCAATGTCCAGTTCCTGGGGGGGCGGCAGTATCTCGAAAGCCACCTGGGAATAATATCCAAGGACCTTGATGGTCCCTTCCCGCACCCCGTTCTTCCTGACCGTTTCGGAGATGGCTTCACCGAGGACACCCTTGGAGTACGGAATAGTCATGCCCAGCAGTTCTGCGCTTCGAAAGAAACGGTCAAGGTGTTCATCGAGCCGGAAGACGGCAGGTCCGGAGGGGGTTTCATGCAAACTCAGCACCTCAAAAATGGCGGAGCCACGGGAGAAGCTGTGGCTCATCATGTGGACGGTTGCCTGGCCCCAAGGCAGGAATTCTCCGTTCAGGTAAACGATACGGTCTTCCAGCATTTCAAGAACCTCCCCTTTTGTTCGTGTCGTTACAAATAACAGGGCCCCGGAAGACCCTGTGTGGTGTCCTTGGTAAACGGCAGGCAGTATAGGGAAAAGTGGAAAGCGGGTCAAGGGCGTCCCGATCTGTATGACGGCGGCGGATCGGTTCCGGGAGGTCACCTGAGGAATGGAAACGCCCAAAAACTTTATTCCTCATGGGCCCCGGCTTGCCGTCTCAATGTGTGGAGGATTTCCAAGATTTCGGATCTGTGGGATTCCTGGCCCAGCACGGCGCCCCAGCCCATTTGGGTCTGGAAGAGGCCGTCATAGGCCGTGTCGTGATAGGATCGAATGAGGTGGGGAACGCCGCGTTCCTGGAGGACGGATCGGAGGAGCATCGCTTCGATCTGGTTTTCAAGGATGGCGATTTCAACGTATCCGTCCATGGGGAAATAGGGGCCGGGTGATTGGTTTTAGAATCCATCCGCCCGAAAGGGGCGGGAAGGACATCCTGACTTTACTTTTTTACAGGAAATTCGAAAGATTGGCAATGGCTTAAAGTCCCGGGGCCGGGAATATAGTGAAATATTTTTACCTGCATGATTCCCGCAAAAGAGTGCTGCCTGTTCATTGTTTTTTCGCTCTTGCCATCGCTGATTCCTTTGGATATGTTGATCCGGTGAAATAGGCTGCAAAGCCTCGGGCGGAAGGATTCCTATCCCACAACCGGTGTGTCCGGAAGGGATTGGTTTGTCTTTCTATCGCCTCATTCGGGCAGTGAGAGAAACCTGTGCCTTCCTATCCGGGGCAATAGCCTTGATCTCGAATAAATTTGCTTGCTTTTAAGGGGGAGGGAGGCGACCCTAACTGACAGTGCACATGAATGCCAAGAATCCTTATCTTGACGAACTCCTAAAACGTATGGATGGAGGTGAGCGCAGCCTTCATATTTCCGGTCTTCGAGGCGCTTCCAGGGAATTTTTCATCTCCCACCTCCTCCAGAGGGTGACTAGACCCTGCCTTATCGTCCTTCCCCGGGGGAGAGATGCAAAACGATTCTATGGAGAGATGGAGTTTTTTCTTCCCCCTTCCTTTACCCGGGAAGAGGTCAACGCAAGGCGACTTTACGATTTCC contains:
- a CDS encoding aminotransferase class IV; this encodes MLEDRIVYLNGEFLPWGQATVHMMSHSFSRGSAIFEVLSLHETPSGPAVFRLDEHLDRFFRSAELLGMTIPYSKGVLGEAISETVRKNGVREGTIKVLGYYSQVAFEILPPPQELDIAVFVVVPSEDLGGFKAPHSEGSTLCVSKWRKLDPQTVPIEAKAAANYLNGMMARKEALEKGFDFTVMLDTQGFLAEGGTESIFLVKDGVLLTPSEGTVLKSITRKSIIEAGKTLGIEVREGRFPPELLQNAEEIFFSCTPMKVLPVKRCEERILSPIPGAVTGRISALLNDIVAGKDERFAHWLFPVG